Genomic segment of Chloroflexota bacterium:
TGGGGGCCCTGGCCGGTCGACGAACAGGAGGACTTGGTCAAAGCCCTCTACCTGACCGAACGCGAGGTATGCATCCCAGAGCATTTGGTCGGCGAAGATCTCATGGACGACATCGTAAACCTTTTCTATTACCCCCTTGCTGCCGTGAGAGAGGAACTAGAGCAGCGCACGGGGACAGAGCAGTTCATCCACATCTTTGTCCAGCCCTCTTACCTGGACACCTCCTTCGGCGTTATGGTGGCTGGAGAGAAGGTCCTCCTGACCGTCTCGTGTAAGGCATGGAATTTCTTCTGGGTGAATGAAGAGGAGATGGTGAGAGCGCTGGAGAGTTGGTATCGCAGCGCTGAAACCAGGCTCCAGGGCGGGGCCAGGCTCTTCGCTGATGACGCCTGGGCATTGCAGACCCTGCTGCACCAGGTGCGGGGGGAGGATATCCCGCGGTTGGAGGCAGATAACCCTTGGCGGGCCAAGGAATTGTGCCGGGCAGCGGATCTGCTCTCCCGCCTGCTGGAAGAGCCGAATGGCGACATGCATCCAGCCACAACCTGCGATAGGGGAGAGGGCCCGAGTCGGCCTGGCCACCTTTATGTCGCAGACCAACGAGGAGAGCCACACAAACACACATGAAAGAGCGAGAACCCAATTTTGAAGACGAGAAGATACGGGCCTGGGTCAAACGGCCCAAGGAACACGATTTCGAGAGCCTTGACCAGGACCCTACCATCATCAGCATTGATGGGGAGACGGAGGAGATCTACGAGAGCCGAGCGTATCACTTCCGGCCAAGCCCGGAAACGGTCTTCCTCCTCCTCGGCATGTTGGTGGAGCGAATGGGGGAGCAACTGGCGGAGATTTCTGCAGAACAGGTCGGAGATTGGGTGACGGACCTGCTCGAGAACGGCGGCATCAAGTTCCTGGCCAAGCGACGCAAAGAGGATGGCCGGATCACCTATATCCTGATAGGGATCAGCCGCACCTCACGGTGGCTCCTCGACCGCCAGGAGCTAGTCGAGGAGAGCAATTACCGCCAGGCGGTTGAGGAATTCGAGGGGCACCCTCTCACCAAGGCGCTCCTTTCTGCGCCGGCGGTGGTCACCCTCGAGGAATGGCGGCGCTACGCGGAGGAAGGCCCTTTTGCAGGAAGTATCACTGAGGGAGAAAACGGAGCCAATGTCAAAGGCAGCCCCCTGGTACTCTCGTGACTGGCAATGCCAGATAGGCTGATCAACGCCGTGGCTCATTCAAGCCGGGCAATTGTCAGCAAGCAGCCAGCACGGCTTCCTTAACCTCAGTGCGAATTCGGTTAGCCTCTGGACGGAGGGAGGTGGGGATAATCTTCGTGTTGGGGGTAGTACTGACGGATGAAATCCCCGGGACGCAGGATAATGATGGGCAAACCAGCTTGCCCGACCTTCTCCGAGGCAGCCAGGATGTGCTGACGGTCGAGCGTCAGCAGGAACTCTGCCTCTCCTTCCACCGCAGCGGCCACGACGTGGACATCCTTCGGACTAATATAGCGGCAATATTTCTCCAGAGTCTCCTTTGGTGGTATCGGAAGAAGCCCCCAATTGACTTCTACCAGCAGCCGATAGAAGCGCCGCAGACTCTCTTCTGGGAATCGCCGCAGCGCATGCAAGGCCTCGAGGAGGATGACGAAAGTGGTCTGTGCTCGAAAGCCCCCAGCCTTGCAGGCCGCAAGGAGAAGGGCAGAGCCTCCTTGTGGGGAATGGGCCGCTGCCA
This window contains:
- a CDS encoding PIN domain-containing protein, producing the protein MRIGRHTRLFFDASVLVAAAHSPQGGSALLLAACKAGGFRAQTTFVILLEALHALRRFPEESLRRFYRLLVEVNWGLLPIPPKETLEKYCRYISPKDVHVVAAAVEGEAEFLLTLDRQHILAASEKVGQAGLPIIILRPGDFIRQYYPQHEDYPHLPPSRG